In Drechmeria coniospora strain ARSEF 6962 chromosome 03, whole genome shotgun sequence, the DNA window acgggttGCTGTAAGCCGTGCGTTCCTGATTCCCGCCATTCTGTTCGAAATACGCCTTCCactgcttgcctgcctgcccgcctGCATGCCTCCGCCTGCCCGTCCAACTGCCCGCTGCCCGAGTCTGGCCTCTTTACCCCCGCCAGCGCCCGGCTCTGACCCGGGCAGGCGCTTGCTGATTTCACAGCGCCTTCGAGACGCAACCCCGAGATCGGATCCGCTAACATGCTTCTTCCCACTTGCCCGCGTATAGTGCCACCCGAACCACCATAATCTGACCTGGGAGGATCTCGTCACAAAGTTTCACAGGTCGCACAGCATCGGTGTCGAGGACATGGCCCCCTTATCCGACCCTGGCCGTGCGCCGAGCCCGGCAGCGTCCCTCGCCGCGTCCCAACCGCCCTCGATGCATGATGATCAGCAGATGATGGACATGGACCCAGTCACCCCCGCCTGCCACCAACCAAGTAGGCTGCCCCTCGGAGAGGCTCGCATCCGTACTCCCCTCCCTTCGGGCCCGAGGCTCGAGAAGTCTCTTTCCCTGCCTGGTATCGAGAACCTCAAGAGTGAGTTGCAGAACAACGTCCCGGCCATGCTCTCCACGTCGAACCGGGGCCGATACAGCTCCGTCTGCGCTTTGTTGCTTTTCTGGCAGGAGGACgaagatgccgccgccgtcgaagcaGCCGTCAAGAAACTGGCCCACGTCTTGGAGAAGTACTATCACTATACGTTTCACATACAAACCATTCCATCCTTCTCGGACAGGTGCAAAAACTCGTGGAGATGGCTCTCGCAACAGCTCAACAAATTCGCCGACGATCGCGACCAGCGGGACGTCTTGAAGATCGTGTACTACACGGGGCACACCTATCTCGACGGCAACCGGGAAATGGTTCTCGCCAGGTAGGTAGTTGTAGTGGTCCTCTGCCGTGACCCTCGAGAGCCCGCTTGCGTGCGAGCCGCTGACCGATCGGGAGCTCGAGGGATTACACAAAAGCATCCACCATCCGCTGGAGCGGCATTCAGCAGATCCTCGAAGAAGCCTGCTCCGACGTTCTCATACTCATGGATGCCGCCTACTACCCATCCTCGAAAATGGTGCGCCAGAAGGGTGTGCTggagctcatcgccgcctcggtgTCGGACgagcacctcgtcgccctcgaccgaTGCTCGTTTACCCGCGCCCTGGCGGAGCATCTGCGGACCCGAGCAAGCCGCTCATCCCCGCTTTCTGCCGCGGAACTCCACTCCATCCTTCTTGCGACATATCCAAAGATGATACAGGATCGGAGCCCCGAGAAGGAGACCATCACGACCTTTCCCGCCCCCTTGCACTGCATGATGTCTGGCAACTCGCGACTTCCCTCCATTTTCCTCTCCCCCATCTACCAGTACAGCCCACTGCGCAACAGCTTCTCGTGCGAGAACAGCCCTCAGCTCCACCTCTCCATCAGACTTCTCGACGACAATGTCGACGTGGACAGCTGGAGTGAGTGGCTGCGGCTGATGCCCGACGGCATCAAGGACGTCAGGGTTGACGGCTCTTTCCGAACCACGTTCAGGTAACGTGTGGGCACCGTCTATCATATACATGGCCTTGCTGTGCCCGATGCCAATCGTCACCACGGACTTGCAAGGCGGACGCCCGGCTGTTCGATTTTTTTTCGATGCATGTTCGCCGTCCAACCCTTTTGAgatgtgtgcatgtaccggcCCCCTCCATCCAAACGTCATCATGATGGCCAACGCTTACGAACGAACTGATGAGTTCAAGATTGCACACTGCTTGCTAGACAGTTGGCTGCGAGGTGCTCGAGACGAAGCCGGTCGTGAGCAAATAGATGATCGGAGGTTTATTAGACGCACGTGGGAGCGCTGCACCTGACGGTGGttgacgtcgccgtcacctTCACCTCCCCGGGAATGACAGTGCAGGCTGGCTGAGGCGGATGCTCTTTCAGCAAGTCCAGGTTGTCCTATGTCGTACGAAGTATACCCGGCTGCTACAGCACTGCGATGAGATGACTGTACGGTTCGCACATATCACTCTTTCGGCGAGAACCAGCGATCAAGATACCCAACCATTAGTACGGACAGGTGTAATTCCGAGGTTAGCAGTGGTCGGCACAAATGCGCCCCTCGCTCGTTTCGATCCGTTTCGACCGGCCCGTTCCTGTATCTGTTCTACgacagcacacctacatgtacaatacacctacagtagcTACTCTGTACTTTGGCGAATTTGACCCTGTGCCgcaactgcaagtacagtattacacAGCATTTCCGCGAGGTCTAGgaaatgtacggagtagttgtactttcATTGAGCACAAGTAGTGTGGTGTGCTTtttgccgttgccgagcaACGGTACCTGGCAAAGGTGGGGTCATGAAAACCACTCGGTACAAGCGAGtccttacggagtactccgtacacttaagtacagtacttactgttcatgtaagtacggagcaagtaccccgttagtacagtacttactttgcaGGTCCACTTAAGCAtggtgtacaggtacgtgtagttgtaagtacattgtCCGTGCTACAAGAATGGTTACAACTTTCTGTTGTGATAACGAGCCGTCTTAAAACGATGGCATGGCTTTCATTTTCTGAGAATATGTGAATGTTCCTTAGAAGTTCTCGAGAAACTGTGAAAGACAATGAATCATTTCTACTTATCCCAACCTCGTGTAGAGTTGTGGTCTGTGGTGAGTTTCTACTTGGAAGTGAGGATACGCGAAAAGTTTGGAGCCAAGGTACAACGGTCGGCCAGTTTGCAtcatgtattattactccgtactgcatcCGTAAAAGTACAAAAATGTACACCCGTACAACAAGATTGGTAATTACATGCAGTATTCCATAAATCGGTGTGATATTTCACACACAACAAAGGTCCACCTGCgttgttgtacttgtacttaaatAAGTTTAGAAAGttggtgtacaagtagtaagTTGGTGTCGTATTCGTTCAAGCACAATGTaaatatactccgtacagtatgtactaatttacttaagtactctgtaataatactttgagtacagtacagagtaagtaggtactgatTATATCTATCTAAAGTACATGAaaatacagagtactccgtacgggtaCCCtgctgtacctgtacttgcacttgcactgaTACTTGTAGCTTCAGTGGTAGTCCCCACACCCGAAAATCCCCACTAGGCCCGCTCGGAACTACCCTGGGCTGGAACGCAACAACACAAAGTAAACATCACCTCTGGTGAACTGCTCCGCAGCGACCTCGGGCTTTACTTCATTCGAATATCTTGCCTTCCCCAACGACTTCAACAGGTAGGGCTTCAATGATGTTGGACTCTCCGCCCAAACGAATAACGCGTTCTCGCGCTGCTGCCAAGGCAAGCGAGTCAACGGTCAAGCATACTAAAATTATTCCGGCCTCAGTcaaggcgaggacgacgggacCTGCGACTGCGAGCACGAAGAGCACAGCGACGAAGCGCAAGACAAGAGCGGACGAGAACGAGAGTGACGCCACGCAGCAAGAGAGAGGCACAAGGAGGACTCCAGCAAACACTGTGCCTTTAAAGCTTGTCCACCAGAAGCCAGAACGAGCTGCATCATCGCTTACACCCGAAGccgcaccagcaccaccgAAACGGGCACGCGGTCGACCAGCGAAGGAGACATTGCTCAAAGAAGATGGGAAAGCAACGACAGCACCGAAGCTCCGTGGTAGGCCAAGGAAGGCTATGATGTCGGGGTCGGCTGAAACGGCGACGGAAccgtcaaggacgaggacgcgagGTCAAGCAACAACCGCCAAGGTCGACTCAATAACAACTTCAGCGATGACAACGAAAACGAAAGCTACAATGaaaacgacaacgacaacgatAAAGGCAAAGTCGGGTGCGAAAAAGACCGTAAAGTTTCAAGAAGGCGACGGAGATAAGGAGAACGTTCTGCCCAAGCCCAAGGCGCAGGAACCAGCAACGACGGGCATTCGTTCACGACCTGCCCGTCGCGGTGGTGCACCGTCAGCTCGAGCATTGGGGGAGGCGTCTAGGGTTGCGTCTGAAAGCCCGGGATCCGACCAAATGCCGCCCTTGAGCCCCAGGAAGGTGACGCAGATGCGCCTATCTCGGGATGCCGACGTCTCCGAGGACGAACTTGCGATGGACAAGGCCGATACGCCAGTCCAGCACATGATGAAAAACCCCATCAAGCCACGACCGGGAATAATTTCTGGCGCCAAGAACATGACAGAAATCCCGAGCAGTCGCTCGGAGGCGATGGCTGCCCTGAATCCTCCGGGCtcccctcgacgccctcaatcgtcgccgcccaaggATTCGCTCAAGTCCCCCGCCAAGAAAATGGGCGCGGTGCTGCTGCCTAGGTCGGCCAAAAAACCGCCATCGTTCTGCAGCAACGAAACACCATCGTTCAAGACGTCTCTCTTGCAGTCGGCTGCCAAGAGACCACAGTCCCCCATCAAGAGCATCAACTTCACCCCGGCCCATACCGCCAAGCTGCAGCTTGAGCAGCCGCAGTCATTCATGAAGAAGACCATGCTAGGCTCTCCAGCGAAGCGAGCGATGCCCGGCTTTCCGCCCCTAACCCCGACAGACCCGAGCGACGCCACTGCACTGACTGGTTCCCCACGAATGAAGCCTCTCACGACGGCTACGTTGCACATCGGGATGGTGACAGACAAAGAGTTCTACGACCAAACAGGAGAAGACGAGCCCATTGAGTCACAGATGGAGGGCCTCGAGTTCTCAGGCCGCTTGTCTGCTGTCCTGGCCCGATCCGCCGATCCTGTGCTGACGGAAAATGCGAAtttcgacggcgacaagggAGACGAGATGGAATTGGCCAACAGATCGGCCGAGGCTGTCATTGCCGATGATCAAGCTGAGCGAAATCCCATCCCACCTACTCCACAATCCGTTTCGCGACACTCCTGTGAAGAAGaaatcgacgacgacgtcgcacTGGAGAATACGGCTGCTGGTATGGAAAAGTCTGCAGAGGTTCTGCAATCCGAATCTGAGTTCTACGAGCCAAGTGCCGGAAAATTTACATCTGGCTTTCCGGTCGCGGGCACCGGCCCTTCTACTCCTGCGCCACCTGCAGGCACGGCTCTAGAGACCTACGAGCCAGGTGCCCGGGTGGGCTCTCTAGCAGAGCAGTCGGATGCGTGGTCTGGGAGTATCACTACCAAGATCTGCAGCGGCACAGTCGTCACCCGTCATGGTACGTCAATGGCGGCTAGTGGACTACATGAACCATCGGAGGGGCTTGATGGACCGCTGATGACCAGCACGTACTTTGAAGACGAGATGTTGATTCATGCCGATTCAGTCGCGATGAAGCCAGAGTCCAGCCCTGCAGCCACAGCTCGGGAAGAGTTCGACAGCCAGTTCATCGACATCACGACGACTGATGAGGACATTATTGTGGCCCAGGATGCAACGAGTCTGGAGCCCCAGCCGACTCTATTCGACGATGGTTTGTCCGAGGCAAGCCAGGAGTACGGGGATGAAAACCAGGTTCCCATGGATTCAATTGATACGAGCCAGCACACTGCTCCAACGACACCTGCTCGGCTGACGTATAACGGAGGGTTTTCAACCACAACCAAGGTGCCCTTGAAACCGGCGGATATGTCGACGCCAGGGGCGAGCAACGTACACAGCCGCAGCGCTCCACGCGCGAGCTCTATGCAACATCCACAGTACTTGCCCAGCGGTGCCAGCACCAACTCATTCTCACCGAGGAAGCGGAAGGGTGGGCGAAGCAGCGCTGTAGGATTAGATACCCTAGTTACGGgtacgccgtcgaggtcggagCTTTGGTCCGGCATGGGAAACCTGACGCGGACTCCTCGGCGTGACTTGAACCAGGCGCTGCTCAGGGGCGCCGTCGTtttcgtcgacgtcaacaCGACAGAGGGCGCAGATGCCAGTTGCATCTTCATCGACCTGCTGAACCAAATGGGGGCTCGATGCGTCAAGTCCTGGGACTGGAATCCAAACGGCGAGGCCAATGGTGAAGCGTCGAAAACCGTGTTTGGAATTACGCATGTTGTCTACAAGGACGGAGCGAAGGGCACGCTGGACAAGGTCGCCGAGGCAAAAGGCATTGTTCATTGCGTCGGAGTCAGCTGGGTTCTCGAGTAAGCTTGGCAACATCCTTTCGTATGCAGCATTCGACTAATAAGGGAAACTAGTTGTGAGCGCGAGAACTGCTGGCTCGATGAAGCTCCTTACTCCATTGACACGGCCCACACCCGGCACGGaacggctcgtcgacgcaggAGCATTGATCCCAACGCCCTTGCGAATCTTCGAGGTGCCAATGTCGAAAGGGAGCCGCCGCAAGCATTCGGCACACCGCCTAACCGCCGCGACAGCTCGCTGTGGATGCACGTGCTGTCGGACAGagatgaagaggaagaagaagacggagACGAAGATGGCGAGTGGCCCCGCGTGATACTGACACCGGTTCCAAGGACGCCGGCCCCGGAGGCGGTTGCGAAATACGCCGCGGAGCTCTCGGGCACGCCCTATGGAGAGGATGACGACCAACTTGACTCCTCACCTACGAAGATGGCTCTTCTGACGCGGACGTGCCCACCAAAGCGAAACCCTCACCCACACATGGGGCATGCCATCTTTGGTGGAGATAAGGACGACCAGGTGGTTTTGAGACTGATGGCCGCTCGACGGAAGAGTCTGCAGTTTGCCCCCAAAATCGGGAGTCCCCTGTCCAAACACTGGGACTAGTAGACGCGTACTGAGTGCGTACGCGTGCTCCTGCGCCaactcgtactcgtgcatgcacgcCTACTTGTGCGGGTAGGTGCCGGTCAGTCACGAGGTGAACGAGGGAGTTCTCGTGTCGACTGGCTCATGTCTGGCACACATGGTATTTACGAGGGACTTGGACCCTGACCAGACTGGTTGAGCATTCAATATTTGTTTCCAGGGGGGAAAGCAACGGCAGGACATTTGCGAGGAGTGGGCGGTGCGGTGAAGGCGGCAACAGAGACTGGTTTAGCGCCAGGTGTTTCAGGAGTTTAATGGATTTTTTTCAAGCTCAGATGCGATACGCTACACGTGCAGGACTGTCCAGATGCACTCTCCTTGCGCATGGGCAAGGTAGAACACAGCAGCGAATCCATTCTCCCTGGCTGAGATGATGGTAGTTTTACGTCGCTTCTCTCGCGGTACACGGGTAGATTCGAGGTTGCGTGAAAGATGTTTTATTGAATGACCCCCCATCTGGCCCTGCAGGCTAGCCGGGCTTGAAATTGGGCTTCCCACGACTGGCCGCACCCAGGCGGGTTGGTGAGATGAGCGCGACAAGATGGTCACGATTACGCGGATGATGAGCCGTCATGATCATGTGCGGGCAGTCTTAGGCCCGGACAAATGCAGTCATGGCCCTCACGGCGTCCCCATCGTGCGCCTTGAGGAGCTCCGTGGCCTTTGCTTTGCTCAGCtccagctgctcgacgatgagggcgacgtcggcggcgtcgaccttGACGTTCTTGGCAACTGCTTGCGTCGAAGAGCTGGACCCTGTTCCGCTACCGAGGCTCTTCATGGCTTTATTGACTGCATCTTGATCGATGTTCTTCGCTGCAGAGGAGTCGTCGTTGTTGGCATCAAGGCTGGCGAGAGCTGAGGCGGCCTTGCGATCCTCGGCAGAAGATTTAGTTGCCGTTGGGGACTCGTCCTCCACATCGCCGTTGGCCACCTTTgcagcgacggccgaggtccGCTCACTGGCCATCCctgtgtagttgtaggtatATAATTTGTAGATGTGAGGCGCGATTGAAGTGGAGGCGCGTGAAGTGATTGGTGCTTCCTCGTGGTTTCGGAAGTCGTTTGGGGATCAAGCGTGCATCTGGGCGTCCAGCGCGTGCCGCGGAATGAGTGGGGGACGCAGGCGGAGCCAGGAAAGTTTGGAGTgttttacggagtacggagtaatacagtacggagtaatacggtACCTAGCCGGTAATAATATATTACTGTAGTGAGCACATTATGGAGCggtctgtactccgtacttaacTCCGTattacaagcacagtaccaatgtgagtactgtaagtactgtaagtactccgtactttgggCCTTAATTAATACGGGCAAATACCATGCGTTGATGGTACGCCGTTGGCCTATAGCTGCTACTCCGAACAATGACACTACCAACCCGCCCGcgtactagtacttgcacaccagGTATTTTGGTGTTGAAGCACGTTACCTCGAGGGCTCTCTGCTGGAATAGGGAGCATATACTTCCGTACTGAGCAGATGGAAATTTCATGTGATAAGTAAGTattcggagtacggagcacagtacaaTAGATAAGGTACCGTATACTAATAAACCCTCGAGCATTACTGAGAAATAGTGCACGAGCTGTACAACgtttacttgcatgcacgagtacttgtactccgtatagagtacggtaatacttactcaagtactgtacaaatgCGCAGTTCATGACAAGGCGCCACAAAAAAAAACCCTGTCGTGACTCAGCTGGCTGGCGTATTGGCAACATCTCTCAAACTCGGCATTACCGTACAACCGATCTATCTTCCTGTAATCCAACTGCACCtatacttgcacctacaagttTCATCTAGGTGGTGGTTCCCTGCCCGCATTGCCTGCCTGTCCAGTGACGTACCGCCCGTCGGCCGACCGTCTGTCTCGCCGCTTGGTGTTCCTGTCAGCAACGTCAATGCTCGGCGGCCAGGCCAATTGTCCCACGTTCACCGCGACGGCACTTGGTCGACAGTCGACAGGCGATCAACGGCAATCAATGGCATCTGAACAAAAGCCTGGCTGGACGCCAGCCTCGTGGCGCTCAAAGCCCATCCGGCAGGCGGCCACGTACCCAGACCAGGCGAAGCTCGGCAAGGTCGTCAACGAGCTTTCTCGCCTACCCCCCCTCGTCCATCCCAATGAGATTCTCGCCCTCAAGGCTCATCTGCGAGACGTTGCCCGCGGCAGGGCCTTTCTCCTCCAGGGTGGCGACTGCGCCGAGCTGTTCGACTACTGCGAGCAGGGTGCCATCGAGTCCAAGAtcaagctgctgctgcagatgAGCGTCGTCCTCATCTGGGGCCTCAACAAGCCCGTCGTCCGAATCGGTCGCATGGCCGGCCAGTACGCCAAGCCTCGCTCCAGTCCGACCGAGATGGTGGACGGCAAGGAGATCCCAAGCTTCAGGGGCGACATTCTCAACGGATaccacgtcgacgagcgagacCTGGACCCGAACCGCTTGCTCAAGTGAGTCTCCATCACTCTTGCCGCCATGCTCTGCACCCTTGTATCCTGTGCCCTGTACTCCGCAACTCTGTGCTCCAGCCTGGGTCGAGCCGGTCCAAGTCGTGACTGTCCCGGCGGTACGATGACGCTCAACTAACGCACCCGCCTCTCCAAAGGGCTTATCAtttctcggccgccaccctcAACTACATCCGCACGGCCATCGCTtccggcatcgccgactTGCACCGGCCACTGGATTGGGGCCTGGGCCACGTCAAGGATCCCGTGCTCAAAGAAAAGTACTCGGCCATTGCCGGCAGCATCCAGCAGACCCTCCGCTTCTTGCAGGTCATCAACGCTCGGcccggcgagctcgagacgGTTGAGCTCTTCACTAGCCACGAAGGCTTGCTACTCGAGTACGAGCAGCCTCTAACAAGGCTGCTCGAGGGGCCACCCCCGATGCCTGGCCCGCCACCAAGCAGCAGGGCACCGAGCCGGGCGCCTTCACCGGTCGCCGATGGCCCCGCAGCCAAGAAGGAGTATTTCGACACGTCGGCACATTTCATCTGGATAGGCGACCGCACGCGCCAGCTCGACCACGCCCATGTCGAATTCTTCCGAGGCGTCGCCAACCCCATCGGCATCAAGGTTGGGCCCTCCacgcccgccgacgacctgctGCACCTCCTCCGCACGCTCAACCCGGAATGCGAGCCGGGAAAGATCACCCTCATCACCCGCtacggcgccggcaaggtcGGCGACCTTCTTCCCCGCCACATTCGTGCCGTCGAAGACTCCGAGTATCGCCGCTGCGTCGTCTGGCAATGCGATCCCATGCACGGCAACAcgctgtcgacgccgacgggcaTCAAGACGCGCCGCTTCAACGACATCTACCGCGAGCTGCAGGAGTCGTTGCGCATCCACAAGGAGCAGGGAAGCTACCTCGGTGGTGTCCACCTTGAGCTCACCGGCGATGCCGTGACCGAATGCCTGGGCGGCAGCGAAgggctcggcgaggacgacctaTCGACCAACTATACGTCCTTTTGCGATCCCCGCCTCAACGAAAAGCAGGCCCTCGAGCTGGCCTTCCTCATTGCCGATCACTTCTCTCAGGAGCAGAAGAAGGAAACGCGATGAAAAAGGCCGGGAACTTGTCCTTGCGATGTACTTGGATCATGCATGTAGGGGATTTAATAGTTGTTTGGTACCGAGTGCATCGGCCAGAGCACCAAACGGTAGATCTGACGCATACCTCTGCTGTAGGGCCCTTGCCCATAATCTTTCCGTTTTGTGCTCTTGCCAGGATTGATGCCGAAACCAGGAATCCCTAGAGGAGCAAACAACACGTCCCGTCCAAGCCCCCCGACGGGATCGAGGGACAAATTCACTGTCATGGCTGGCCGGCCATTGCCAACTAGTTCTTCGCAGCCCCTGAAGTCATGGCTCGAAACTATGTCATTCATTCACTCGAGTAACCGTGCTTGCACCAGTCATCTGCCCTCCGCATCGCCCATGATGACAAAAGAAACACAGGCTCCGGAGACGATATTCCACAGCGGAGATCAGCTCGTCTATGCCGTTGGACGGCTTAGGGAAGGAAAATCGTCTGCGCCCCTTCAAAGGCATCTCCTTTGTCCAGCTTCTGCCACCCCTGAACGCTACCGGCCTCGACGCAAATCATTCTCTTGAATCCGTCCTTGGGAGAAAaatcggccatggcggccgactTGGCATCCCAGGGGTTCCACACGACGGCCTGGTCGAGGTTGTCGCGGAAGATGTTGAAGCGGggttcgccgccgtcggagaTGACAATGGCCTTCTTGGAGTCCTTGGTCAGTTGGTAGACTCTGTCCGTTTCACCGGCAATGGTGAGGGGCGAAGATGTCCCCGCCTCGGTTTTGGTGCCGCCGACTCTGTCGGTGTATGACGCGTCTTCAAGCCCGCCGACTTGGACGGAGGCGATGTCCTGTTGTGATTCTGATGAGCCTTCCGTCCCGTACCTTTCAAAACTCGAAGGGGGCGCATACTTGAACTCTGAAGTATGTGTGGAAGAGGGTCTGGATCTCGAACGGCTCATTCCCGTCGTTCGTGATCACGAGGGTGGTGTTTAAGCTCTCGCGGTCGAGCGTGACGCTGTAAAGGAGGCCGAAACTGTAGGGCCAGAGGCTACGGGTGGCTTCATCAATACCCTCGGATGACAGGCCAAAGTCGAGCTTGACGTTGGAACTGGAACCCTCGCTGGTGGACTTGCCGAGGAACTCCCAGCGAACATTTCGGGCGAAGCCATGCTGGGGGAGGCTGGACGTGGCAGCGTGGCTCGCGTTGGGGGGGCCAAACAGCTGGTAGTAGGACCATCATCGTCAGCGAGTTCCGTTCGACAGCTTTCGCCATGGACTTTGCGTGTCAGATGAAACCGGTACGACGAATACGTACCGGGAAGACGATGGGAATCCCTCCCCGAACCGGCTTGGAACCATCGAGCTTGGCAGTTTCGCTCAGCCAAAGCTTCTCGTCACCGGCGCAATCCTTCCAACTCAGCACCGTGGCACCGTAGAGCAACACCTCGATGCTCTCGCCTGTGTGGAGTGAGGCAGTGACACGAGTGTTGTCTTGCGAGATGGTGACTTGGGGCTGCGGAGGGAGCCCGGGCGTCTTAACCAGAGCAGTCGGTTTGTTGGGCCTGTCCACCATGTTTGCTATGTATGTTTGACTTCTTCCGATCAGCTTTCAACGAAAGCTTGGGTGATGCCTGAGAGAGTGACGTCGACGAAAGCGGGTACGATACGGGAGGTGCTGAATACGAGCCAACGTAAGATACGAAGTCGCAACCAATGGGAGAGACCACAGGTCGCCGTAGCAGACAGGGAGAGACGATATACTTGGGTCAATGGATAGCGTAGATGGGTGCGTGATGGAGCGTGATTGAGCAAGAGGAGGATCAACCGCTCTGGAGCAAACGATGTAGAGGTCGGTCCGGGTAGgacctacggagtactaggctACTCGTCATGCTACGTAGCCATGTGTTGGTGGGTTTGGTTTTGggaaggaggagggaggCAAGTGGGGGAGGAAAGGCGGGGTAGTACAAGGAACTctaaagtacggagtgcgtgcagtggggtggcaaaaatgtcgattcaatttgtaggagcagcgctaccaaaactgaatcgtcacttttgtcaagtgactgcaagtacaagtattgccGGAGTACAAGTTTTCCGTAcaccgtaagtacagtaagtacgctgtacagtacttaataCTAGTAAGTATCTGCATACATGCGTGTTGTTGTACAGTGCTCAGTAATGCactttgtacagtactcagtTCTGCactttgtacagtactcagtAATGCactttgtacagtactcagtAATGCactttgtacagtactcagtAATGCactttgtacagtactccgtgctctgGACTTGTAGGGAGCACgtaaatgtacaagtacagtactccgtagctactTAAATGCTT includes these proteins:
- a CDS encoding tyrosine-protein phosphatase non-receptor type 6 produces the protein MDPVHDVANIASALYRDARLAADAPPSSPVSALLRRQDRASSRQVPSPSPPPPRSFIPRTGDASSRNAISSVAMATPTSTTQLPLPLPQRHQAPPPPRKDPAPSIPTQATAATLASIETSNTSYSADTSPSLHQSIFSLKDGSDISNTRRTSRRRTGPLSQQSRERAALIRKLGACADCRRRRVACHPNHHNLTWEDLVTKFHRSHSIGVEDMAPLSDPGRAPSPAASLAASQPPSMHDDQQMMDMDPVTPACHQPSRLPLGEARIRTPLPSGPRLEKSLSLPGIENLKSELQNNVPAMLSTSNRGRYSSVCALLLFWQEDEDAAAVEAAVKKLAHVLEKYYHYTFHIQTIPSFSDRCKNSWRWLSQQLNKFADDRDQRDVLKIVYYTGHTYLDGNREMVLASSRDYTKASTIRWSGIQQILEEACSDVLILMDAAYYPSSKMVRQKGVLELIAASVSDEHLVALDRCSFTRALAEHLRTRASRSSPLSAAELHSILLATYPKMIQDRSPEKETITTFPAPLHCMMSGNSRLPSIFLSPIYQYSPLRNSFSCENSPQLHLSIRLLDDNVDVDSWSEWLRLMPDGIKDVRVDGSFRTTFR
- a CDS encoding phospho-2-dehydro-3-deoxyheptonate aldolase codes for the protein MLGGQANCPTFTATALGRQSTGDQRQSMASEQKPGWTPASWRSKPIRQAATYPDQAKLGKVVNELSRLPPLVHPNEILALKAHLRDVARGRAFLLQGGDCAELFDYCEQGAIESKIKLLLQMSVVLIWGLNKPVVRIGRMAGQYAKPRSSPTEMVDGKEIPSFRGDILNGYHVDERDLDPNRLLKAYHFSAATLNYIRTAIASGIADLHRPLDWGLGHVKDPVLKEKYSAIAGSIQQTLRFLQVINARPGELETVELFTSHEGLLLEYEQPLTRLLEGPPPMPGPPPSSRAPSRAPSPVADGPAAKKEYFDTSAHFIWIGDRTRQLDHAHVEFFRGVANPIGIKVGPSTPADDLLHLLRTLNPECEPGKITLITRYGAGKVGDLLPRHIRAVEDSEYRRCVVWQCDPMHGNTLSTPTGIKTRRFNDIYRELQESLRIHKEQGSYLGGVHLELTGDAVTECLGGSEGLGEDDLSTNYTSFCDPRLNEKQALELAFLIADHFSQEQKKETR
- a CDS encoding Aldose 1-epimerase family protein, whose amino-acid sequence is MVDRPNKPTALVKTPGLPPQPQVTISQDNTRVTASLHTGESIEVLLYGATVLSWKDCAGDEKLWLSETAKLDGSKPVRGGIPIVFPLFGPPNASHAATSSLPQHGFARNVRWEFLGKSTSEGSSSNVKLDFGLSSEGIDEATRSLWPYSFGLLYSVTLDRESLNTTLVITNDGNEPFEIQTLFHTYFRVQDIASVQVGGLEDASYTDRVGGTKTEAGTSSPLTIAGETDRVYQLTKDSKKAIVISDGGEPRFNIFRDNLDQAVVWNPWDAKSAAMADFSPKDGFKRMICVEAGSVQGWQKLDKGDAFEGAQTIFLP